From one Streptomyces sp. Q6 genomic stretch:
- a CDS encoding acyl-CoA mutase large subunit family protein, which translates to MARESESGLPIEPVYGPSALEGWDPDQKLGEPGSYPFTRGVYPSMYTGRPWTMRQYAGFGTATESNARYKQLIANGTMGLSVAFDLPTQMGHDSDAPIASGEVGKVGVAIDSVEDMRVLFGGIPLDKVSTSMTINAPAALLLLMYQLVGEEQGVAADKLTGTIQNDVLKEYIARGTYIFPPKPSLRLIADIFKYCKAEIPKWNTISISGYHMAEAGASPAQEIAFTLADGIEYVRTAVAAGMDVDDFAPRLSFFFVARTTILEEVAKFRAARRIWARVMKEEFGAKNPKSLMLRFHTQTAGVQLTAQQPEVNLVRVAVQGLGAVLGGTQSLHTNSFDEAIALPTDKSARLALRTQQVLAYETDVTATVDPFAGSYVVEKMTDDVEAAALELMGKVEDLGGAVNAIEHGFQKSEIERSAYRIAQETDSGERVVVGVNRYQLDAEEPYEPLRVDPAIEAQQAERLARLRAERDQEAVDAALAALKKAAEGEDNVLYPMKDALRARATVGEVCNALRDVWGTYVPSDAF; encoded by the coding sequence ATGGCGCGCGAATCCGAGTCCGGACTGCCCATCGAGCCGGTCTACGGCCCGTCGGCTCTGGAGGGCTGGGACCCGGATCAGAAGCTGGGCGAGCCGGGCAGCTATCCGTTCACGCGGGGCGTGTACCCGTCGATGTACACGGGCCGGCCCTGGACGATGCGGCAGTACGCCGGTTTCGGCACGGCCACCGAGTCCAACGCCCGCTACAAGCAGCTCATCGCCAACGGCACGATGGGCCTGTCCGTCGCCTTCGACCTGCCGACCCAGATGGGCCACGACTCGGACGCCCCCATCGCCTCCGGCGAGGTCGGCAAGGTCGGCGTCGCCATCGACTCGGTCGAGGACATGCGGGTCCTGTTCGGCGGCATCCCGCTGGACAAGGTCTCCACGTCGATGACGATCAACGCGCCCGCCGCCCTCCTCCTCCTGATGTACCAACTGGTCGGCGAGGAGCAGGGGGTCGCCGCCGACAAGCTGACCGGCACGATCCAGAACGACGTGCTCAAGGAGTACATCGCCCGCGGCACCTACATCTTCCCGCCCAAGCCCTCCCTCCGGCTGATCGCGGACATCTTCAAGTACTGCAAGGCCGAGATCCCGAAGTGGAACACCATCTCGATCTCCGGCTACCACATGGCCGAGGCCGGAGCGTCTCCCGCGCAGGAGATCGCCTTCACCCTCGCCGACGGCATCGAGTACGTCCGCACCGCTGTCGCGGCCGGTATGGACGTCGACGACTTCGCGCCCCGCCTGTCCTTCTTCTTCGTCGCCCGCACCACCATCCTCGAAGAGGTCGCCAAGTTCCGTGCCGCCCGGCGCATCTGGGCCCGGGTGATGAAGGAGGAGTTCGGCGCGAAGAACCCCAAGTCGCTGATGCTCCGCTTCCACACCCAGACCGCCGGCGTCCAGCTCACCGCCCAGCAGCCCGAGGTGAACCTGGTCCGCGTCGCCGTCCAGGGCCTCGGCGCCGTCCTCGGCGGCACGCAGTCCCTGCACACCAACTCCTTCGACGAGGCCATCGCCCTCCCGACGGACAAGTCCGCGCGCCTCGCGCTGCGCACCCAGCAGGTCCTCGCGTACGAGACCGACGTGACGGCCACCGTCGACCCGTTCGCCGGGTCCTACGTCGTCGAGAAGATGACCGACGACGTGGAGGCCGCCGCCCTCGAACTCATGGGCAAGGTCGAGGACCTGGGCGGTGCCGTCAACGCGATCGAGCACGGCTTCCAGAAGTCCGAGATCGAGCGCTCCGCCTACCGCATCGCGCAGGAGACCGACTCCGGCGAGCGCGTCGTGGTCGGCGTCAACCGCTACCAGCTCGACGCCGAGGAGCCCTACGAGCCGCTCCGCGTCGACCCGGCCATCGAGGCGCAGCAGGCCGAGCGCCTCGCCCGGCTCCGTGCCGAGCGCGACCAGGAGGCCGTCGACGCGGCCCTCGCCGCCCTGAAGAAGGCCGCCGAGGGCGAGGACAACGTCCTCTACCC
- a CDS encoding L,D-transpeptidase family protein, which produces MRSAVVRRSVAVVGALVLAGGCTAQAVEGTGSPSSGASAGTTSPSPSDGEGTDGKASATPAPTSTSTPTATPAEVLLAPGDKGGQVRELQARLRQVAWLFDGPTGTYGDSTTVAVKGFQGKRGLPRTGRTDTVTWQRLLGMTHEPTKWELYASGGQPAAQPDPRCMTGRVLCISKNSRTLVWMVDGKRLMTVDVRFGSQYTPTREGVFQVNFKSRHHVSTIYHTPMPYAMFFSGGQAVHYSSDFAARGYTGASHGCVNVRDEGKIASLFAQVRNGDKVVVYW; this is translated from the coding sequence GTGCGGAGTGCGGTCGTGCGGCGGTCGGTCGCTGTCGTCGGGGCGCTCGTCCTGGCCGGCGGCTGTACGGCGCAGGCGGTGGAGGGCACCGGGAGCCCCTCGTCGGGCGCGTCTGCGGGCACGACGTCGCCGTCGCCCTCCGACGGCGAGGGCACGGACGGCAAGGCGTCGGCGACACCGGCCCCCACATCGACCTCGACGCCCACGGCGACGCCCGCCGAGGTGCTGCTCGCGCCCGGCGACAAGGGCGGGCAGGTGCGCGAGTTGCAGGCGCGGCTGCGGCAGGTGGCGTGGCTGTTCGACGGGCCCACGGGGACGTACGGCGACTCGACTACCGTTGCCGTCAAGGGATTTCAGGGCAAGCGGGGGCTGCCGCGGACCGGGCGGACCGACACCGTCACCTGGCAGCGGCTGCTGGGGATGACGCACGAGCCGACCAAGTGGGAGCTGTACGCGTCCGGCGGGCAGCCTGCCGCGCAACCGGATCCGCGCTGTATGACGGGCCGGGTCCTGTGCATCAGCAAGAACAGCAGGACGCTGGTGTGGATGGTGGACGGGAAGCGCCTGATGACGGTGGACGTGCGGTTCGGGTCGCAGTACACCCCGACCCGCGAGGGCGTCTTCCAGGTCAACTTCAAGTCACGCCACCACGTCTCGACGATCTACCACACGCCCATGCCGTACGCGATGTTCTTCAGCGGGGGCCAGGCGGTGCACTACTCGTCGGACTTCGCGGCGCGCGGTTACACGGGGGCCTCGCACGGCTGCGTGAACGTACGGGACGAGGGGAAGATCGCCAGCCTGTTCGCGCAGGTGCGCAACGGCGACAAGGTCGTCGTCTACTGGTGA